One window of Candidatus Nitrospira kreftii genomic DNA carries:
- a CDS encoding hypothetical protein (conserved protein of unknown function) codes for MYQEDKTFALRFTLEASFPDEYAGDEDERNWVREWEATIKPQLIKSVFESLRRHGGWTSHIRNRGVSPADEIEIVLTRDYSKPVLFPFDR; via the coding sequence ATGTACCAGGAAGACAAAACGTTTGCCCTCCGCTTCACGCTCGAAGCGTCGTTTCCGGACGAATACGCCGGCGACGAAGATGAACGAAATTGGGTTCGAGAGTGGGAAGCCACGATCAAACCGCAATTGATCAAGTCGGTGTTTGAGTCTCTTCGCCGACATGGAGGTTGGACCTCGCACATCCGGAACCGCGGAGTGTCTCCAGCAGATGAGATCGAGATCGTCCTAACGAGAGACTACTCAAAACCTGTTCTCTTTCCATTCGACAGATGA
- a CDS encoding zinc ribbon domain-containing protein, with translation MPIFEYVCGQCNHRFELLIQGSTEAVCPQCKTTKLDKQFSAFGVGATAGWGASDGPGACGSCGDPRGPGACSMN, from the coding sequence ATGCCTATCTTCGAATATGTCTGTGGTCAATGCAATCATCGTTTTGAGCTCCTGATCCAGGGATCCACAGAGGCGGTTTGTCCACAGTGTAAGACGACCAAGCTTGATAAACAGTTTTCAGCCTTTGGTGTCGGGGCAACGGCCGGTTGGGGCGCTTCAGACGGCCCTGGCGCTTGCGGAAGTTGCGGCGACCCCCGTGGCCCTGGCGCCTGTTCGATGAACTGA
- a CDS encoding hypothetical protein (conserved protein of unknown function): MGSPGEQALQGAISAISQSDPLIKLLQQVRLGRMKPTDAGLLAVTESWLDAYEKALNTEGLREFDLRRLNPAPRLMVLFEVGVLTEDHPGVMALKDSYNRMLARAADRG; the protein is encoded by the coding sequence ATGGGTTCACCGGGTGAACAGGCGCTGCAAGGCGCAATCTCAGCCATCTCGCAATCCGATCCGCTGATCAAGCTGCTGCAGCAGGTTCGGTTAGGTCGTATGAAACCGACAGATGCCGGGTTGCTCGCTGTGACCGAATCTTGGCTTGATGCCTATGAGAAGGCGCTCAACACGGAAGGACTCAGGGAGTTCGATCTTCGCCGACTCAACCCCGCTCCTCGGCTCATGGTTCTCTTTGAGGTCGGGGTGCTCACGGAGGATCATCCAGGCGTGATGGCCTTGAAGGATTCCTATAATCGAATGCTGGCTCGTGCTGCTGATAGGGGATGA
- a CDS encoding hypothetical protein (conserved exported protein of unknown function) yields the protein MMRSFPYLCVLLIVLGFSPSISSAGISSDMAFIPPGEFTMGTPEGRDGFPDEHPERRVYLSGYLIDRFEVTNQAYAAFVHATGHRAPENSNRAATLWVNNQPVPGIEQHPVINVSWSDAAAYCEWVGKRLPTEAEWEKAARGTDGRRYPWGNEWDFTRANSASYWAQRTIEFTSGADWDAFWIKGDGARIAKEKGIQGEVLTMPVDSFPHSVSPYGLFGMAGNAAEWVQDWYDPNYYPQALLSDPSGPNRGAIKAMRGGSWLKPARSLRTSDRDWGTMDSRPSGTGFRCAKDAL from the coding sequence ATGATGCGGTCCTTCCCCTACTTGTGCGTCCTGCTCATCGTCCTTGGATTCTCGCCGTCGATAAGCAGTGCAGGAATCTCGTCAGACATGGCATTCATTCCTCCCGGAGAGTTTACGATGGGAACGCCTGAGGGAAGGGATGGGTTTCCCGACGAACATCCCGAACGTCGTGTGTATCTGAGTGGGTACCTCATTGATCGCTTCGAGGTCACCAACCAAGCCTATGCCGCGTTCGTCCACGCAACCGGTCATCGCGCTCCGGAGAATTCAAACCGTGCTGCGACGCTCTGGGTAAACAATCAACCCGTACCAGGCATCGAACAGCATCCCGTCATCAATGTGAGCTGGAGCGATGCCGCTGCCTATTGTGAGTGGGTCGGGAAGCGCCTGCCCACCGAAGCCGAATGGGAAAAGGCCGCGCGAGGAACCGATGGTCGGCGCTATCCCTGGGGAAACGAGTGGGACTTTACCAGGGCCAATAGCGCAAGCTATTGGGCACAACGTACGATTGAGTTCACCAGCGGAGCTGATTGGGATGCCTTCTGGATCAAAGGCGACGGCGCTCGCATAGCCAAAGAAAAGGGGATACAGGGCGAAGTCTTAACGATGCCGGTTGACAGTTTCCCACACTCGGTCAGCCCATATGGGCTCTTCGGCATGGCGGGGAATGCCGCAGAATGGGTACAAGACTGGTACGACCCCAATTATTATCCACAGGCACTTCTCAGTGATCCGTCCGGTCCAAACCGAGGTGCAATCAAGGCTATGCGCGGCGGATCATGGCTGAAGCCGGCTCGGAGTCTCCGCACAAGTGATCGCGATTGGGGAACGATGGACAGCCGTCCCAGCGGCACCGGATTTCGATGTGCAAAGGACGCGTTATGA